One Brassica napus cultivar Da-Ae chromosome A1, Da-Ae, whole genome shotgun sequence genomic region harbors:
- the LOC106365166 gene encoding uncharacterized protein LOC106365166 translates to MGVVMGKDEKVNIPHLYMKLAMDLEKLQNYPWGLYSFDFLLKQIDKTRHKLEQKEGYLMEGFLFGFQIWIMEAVPALGEICGTKISKNFTGPLCGNWRGCAKCSYEDIIGVENLFPENGILHSFMESHIDGVVLLATDFVQKDEKKDERVDHILDMINSKHDWNNHVWGVKEATNSEFEESGEEKGDDQRADTERGENSHVAGNVDGTADVSGRNKRKHADRGAESRKKNVLCHLAASSKGNIDTDMKNFLEDLVQASFTTFGEKFCQQFSDRLGKIETEVTQLRTASERTEQFETVVTDRLGKIEAEVTQLRTSLVVTELVGKSDQASGPSLTKINSGPSTSKKGTAPSKKKVTTKRKS, encoded by the exons ATGGGTGTGGTGATGGGAAAGGATGAGAAGGTGAATATCCCGCATCTTTACATGAAGTTGGCGatggatttggagaagcttcAGAATTACCCATGGGGTCTGTATTCGTTTGATTTCCTTCTGAAGCAAATTGATAAAACAAGGCATAAATTAGAGCAGAAAGAGGGGTATCTGATGGAAGGATTCTTGTTTGGTTTCCAAATTTGGATAATGGAAGCTGTTCCTGCTTTAGGAGAGATTTGTGGCACAAAAATCAGTAAAAATTTTACAGGTCCACTGTGTGGTAATTGGAGAGGATGTGCAAAATGTTCTTATGAAGATATCATTGGCGTTGAGAACTTATTCCCAGAAAAC GGGATTTTGCATTCATTCATGGAATCCCACATAGATGGAGTGGTCCTTTTGGCAACTGATTTTGTACAGAAGgatgagaagaaagatgaaagaGTAGATCATATTTTAGATATGATCAATAGTAAACATGATTGGAACAATCATGTTTGGGGAGTAAAAGAAGCTACAAACTCTGAATTTGAGGAATCTGGCGAAGAGAAAGGAGATGATCAAAGAGCTGATACTGAGAGAGGTGAAAATAGTCATGTTGCAGGGAATGTTGATGGCACAGCTGATGTTTCGGGAAGAAACAAGAGAAAGCATGCAGACCGAGGAGCAGAGTCAAGGAAGAAGAATGTTTTGTGCCACCTAGCTGCTTCATCAAAAGGAAATATTGACACAGATATGAAAAATTTCTTGGAGGATCTGGTACAAGCTTCTTTTACTACTTTTGGGGAGAAATTCTGTCAGCAGTTCTCGGACAGGTTGGGTAAGATTGAGACTGAGGTTACACAACTCAGGACAGCTTCAGAGAGAACTGAGCAATTTGAGACCGTTGTAACCGACAGATTGGGGAAAATTGAGGCTGAGGTTACACAGCTCAGGACAAGTTTAGTGGTGACTGAATTGGTGGGAAAGAGTGATCAAGCAAGCGGTCCTAGCTTGACCAAAATCAACAGTGGTCCTAGCACCAGCAAAAAAGGCACTGCTCCATCAAAGAAAAAGGTAACTACTAAGAGAAAGAGTTAA
- the LOC106365145 gene encoding uncharacterized protein LOC106365145, giving the protein MRRYMLMATDQDRLIRIKRIRSSADEAEKDPFVQKTMLRMESKPIFTTQIDIGKGPVFDLDLNVPLDSNVHEGRKTEKLMASAINANRIGSFFQYKEKTCLSDENDRAGKMKAIVCSAQGSTMGLKLEEPKDLSFCVGRNPTEYGAGPSGSKPSGVSHKSSKQRRRPYIRKRQEQQKANSSILQELYGMGEGAQQAGNKRKISGDEMEIQNAARRKESRVIPSKGSPKSR; this is encoded by the coding sequence ATGAGGAGGTATATGCTTATGGCAACAGATCAAGATAGGTTAATAAGAATTAAGAGGATTCGATCATCAGCTGATGAAGCGGAGAAAGATCCTTTTGTTCAAAAGACGATGCTGCGTATGGAATCCAAGCCTATCTTTACTACGCAGATTGATATTGGGAAAGGACCTGTTTTTGACCTTGACCTTAACGTACCTCTGGATTCAAATGTTCATGAAGGAAGGAAGACAGAGAAACTTATGGCTTCTGCTATTAATGCTAACAGAATTGGGAGTTTCTTTCAATATAAAGAGAAGACGTGTTTGTCAGATGAGAATGATAGGGCTGGTAAGATGAAGGCCATAGTTTGCTCTGCTCAAGGGTCGACTATGGGATTAAAACTGGAGGAGCCTAAGGACCTTTCATTCTGTGTTGGGAGAAATCCTACGGAATATGGTGCGGGACCTTCGGGTAGCAAACCATCCGGGGTTTCTCATAAATCTTCAAAGCAGAGAAGAAGGCCTTACATTAGAAAGAGACAAGAGCAACAAAAGGCTAACTCTAGCATCCTGCAAGAGCTGTATGGAATGGGAGAAGGAGCTCAGCAGGCTGGAAACAAGAGAAAGATTTCTGGAGATGAGATGGAGATTCAGAACGCTGCTCGGCGTAAAGAGTCAAGGGTGATCCCGAGTAAGGGATCGCCGAAGTCCCGATGA